In Archocentrus centrarchus isolate MPI-CPG fArcCen1 unplaced genomic scaffold, fArcCen1 scaffold_37_ctg1, whole genome shotgun sequence, the following proteins share a genomic window:
- the psmd13 gene encoding 26S proteasome non-ATPase regulatory subunit 13 produces the protein MKDVTGYLKQQQSNSPTPELASEWHALEDLYNKRLWHQLTLRLMVFVRDPCFKTGDGIIQLYENFISDFEHRINPLSLVEILLFVARQMSDQKDAIVFLEKTREKVKSSEEAVILCKTAIGNLRLEINDVPATKKEIEEIEEMLNNLPGVTSVHGRFYDLSSKYYRLVGDHAAYYKDALRYLGCVDIRYFPETERQERAFTLGLAGLLGEGVYNFGELLMHPVLESLRNTDKQWLIDTLYAFNAGNVEKFQSLKSAWGQQPDLASQEGKLMQKIQLLCVMEMTFTRPANHRQLTFTEIAQSAKIPVNEVELLVMKALSVGLIKGNIDEVDQKVQMTWVQPRVLDLQQIKGMKERLDFWCGDVKNMAMLVEQQAHDILT, from the exons ATGAAAGATGTTACCGGGTACctcaagcagcagcagagtaacAGCCCCACGCCGGAGTTGGCGTCGGAATGGCACGCGCTGGAGGATTTGTACAACAAAAG ATTGTGGCATCAGTTGACGCTGAGGCTGATGGTTTTTGTCAGAGATCCCTGCTTCAAAACAGGAGATGGTATCATACAG cTATATGAAAATttcatcagtgactttgaacaCAG AATCAATCCATTGTCCCTGGTGGAAATTTTACTCTTCGTTGCCAGACAGATGTCAG ATCAAAAAGATGCCATCGTTTTTCTTGAAAAGACCAGGGAAAAG GTGAAAAGCAGCGAGGAAGCGGTCATTCTCTGCAAGACCGCCATCGGCAATCTTAGGCTTGAGATCAACGATGTTCCTGCCACAAAG AAAGAAATTGAAGAAATTGAGGAAATGTTGAACAACTTGCCTGGAGTGACGTCAGTCCACGGCCGGTTTTATGACCTCTCCAGTAAATACTATCGCCTCGTTGGGGACCACGCCGCCTACTACAAGGATGCCCTGCGCTACCTGGGCTGTGTGGACATCAGATACTTTCCAG AAACAGAGAGGCAGGAGAGGGCGTTCACGCTCGGGCTGGCTGGACTCTTAGGAGAGGGAGTTTACAACTTTGGAGAGCTG CTGATGCATCCTGTGCTCGAGTCCCTGAggaacacagacaaacagtgGCTCATTGATACACTATACGCCTTCAATGCAGGAAATGTGGAGAAATTTCAGAGCCTAAAGTCTGCCTGGGGCCAACAG CCTGACCTCGCATCACAAGAAGGGAAGCTCATGCAGAAGATTCAGCTGCTCTGCGTCATGGAG ATGACATTCACTCGTCCTGCAAATCACAGACAGCTGACCTTCACTGAAATTGCTCAGAGTGCCAAAATCCCTGTTAATGAG GTGGAGCTCCTTGTGATGAAAGCTCTGTCTGTGGGCCTGATCAAAGGTAACATTGATGAGGTGGACCAGAAGGTGCAGATGACCTGGGTGCAGCCCAGAGTGCTGGACCTGCAGCAG ATCAAAGGGATGAAGGAGCGTCTGGACTTCTGGTGCGGCGACGTTAAGAACATGGCCATGCTTGTAGAGCAGCAGGCCCACGACATCCTCACCTAA